A single region of the Thermovenabulum gondwanense genome encodes:
- the prfA gene encoding peptide chain release factor 1 has product MIEKLEGLLKRYEELTEKISDPQIIAKQEEWRALAKEHASLEEVVNCYKEYKSVVKEIEEAKELLKTEKDKEMEEFLRAEMDKLEERERELKEKLRIMLLPKDPNDEKDVIMEIRAGAGGEEAALFASDLYRMYTRYAERQGWKVELMSTSPTELGGFKEVVFEIIGKGAYSKLKYESGVHRVQRIPVTEAGGRIHTSTATVAVLPEAEEVDVEINPQDIRIDVFRSSGHGGQSVNTTDSAVRITHFPTGIVVTCQDERSQLKNREKAMKILRAKLLEMKKQEQDQKIAESRRSQVGTGDRSERIRTYNFPQGRVTDHRIGLTLHKLESILDGELDEIIESLIAEEQARKLAQSEE; this is encoded by the coding sequence TTGATAGAAAAATTGGAAGGACTCTTAAAAAGATATGAAGAATTAACGGAAAAAATCAGCGACCCTCAGATAATAGCAAAACAGGAAGAATGGAGGGCTCTTGCAAAGGAACATGCGTCTTTAGAAGAAGTAGTAAACTGTTATAAAGAATACAAAAGTGTGGTTAAGGAAATTGAAGAGGCAAAAGAGCTTTTAAAAACGGAAAAGGATAAAGAAATGGAAGAATTTTTAAGAGCCGAAATGGATAAATTGGAGGAAAGGGAAAGGGAATTAAAGGAAAAATTGAGGATAATGCTACTTCCGAAAGATCCTAATGACGAAAAGGATGTAATTATGGAAATCAGGGCGGGAGCCGGAGGAGAAGAAGCGGCCCTTTTTGCATCAGACCTTTACAGAATGTATACCCGCTATGCAGAACGTCAGGGATGGAAGGTAGAGCTGATGAGCACCAGCCCCACGGAGCTCGGAGGATTCAAGGAAGTGGTTTTTGAAATAATAGGGAAAGGGGCTTACAGCAAATTGAAGTATGAATCCGGGGTGCACAGGGTGCAGAGAATACCTGTAACCGAAGCCGGGGGCAGAATCCATACTTCTACCGCTACCGTGGCGGTTCTGCCCGAAGCGGAAGAGGTGGATGTGGAGATTAACCCTCAGGATATAAGGATTGATGTATTCAGATCTTCAGGACACGGCGGACAATCGGTAAATACCACGGATTCGGCGGTTAGAATAACCCATTTTCCTACGGGTATAGTTGTTACCTGCCAGGATGAAAGGTCGCAGTTAAAAAATAGAGAAAAGGCAATGAAGATTTTAAGAGCCAAACTTCTGGAGATGAAAAAGCAGGAACAGGACCAGAAAATAGCAGAAAGCAGGAGAAGCCAGGTAGGCACGGGAGATAGAAGTGAAAGAATCCGAACATATAATTTCCCTCAAGGCAGGGTAACGGATCACAGAATTGGACTTACCCTGCATAAGCTGGAAAGCATACTGGATGGAGAACTGGATGAAATTATAGAGAGCTTAATTGCCGAAGAACAGGCGAGAAAACTTGCCCAATCCGAAGAGTAA
- a CDS encoding DUF1385 domain-containing protein: MKIAKPSIGGQAVIEGVMMRGPKYTAIAVRKGRDIVVKKEENYSLQKRHPFFRLPVIRGALSLIEMLVIGINALTYSASVVEEEEYKLTSKDIALSVIMAVGFAVALFIVLPTFLIKFFEKGVKNPVVLNLIEGLIRISIFFLYIFSISIMKDIKRFFEYHGAEHMAVHCYENGDPLTVENAKKYKTLHPRCGTSFLLIVMIVSILLFSFLGWPGILLRIISRILLFPLVAGISYEFIRFAGRSDSKIAKLLSLPGMWLQLLTTRPPDDSQIEVALEALKCVI, translated from the coding sequence ATGAAAATAGCCAAACCATCCATTGGGGGACAGGCAGTTATCGAAGGCGTTATGATGAGAGGGCCTAAGTACACGGCCATTGCGGTTCGAAAGGGCAGGGATATAGTGGTGAAAAAAGAAGAAAATTATTCCCTGCAAAAAAGACATCCTTTTTTTAGATTACCCGTGATAAGGGGAGCTCTGTCTCTGATTGAAATGCTGGTCATAGGGATTAATGCCCTTACCTATTCAGCCAGTGTGGTGGAAGAAGAAGAATATAAACTTACGTCAAAGGATATAGCGCTTTCCGTTATTATGGCTGTAGGTTTTGCCGTTGCCCTTTTTATCGTATTGCCAACCTTTTTAATAAAATTTTTCGAGAAGGGTGTTAAAAATCCCGTTGTATTAAACCTGATCGAAGGGCTTATCAGAATATCAATATTCTTTTTATATATTTTTTCAATTTCCATAATGAAGGATATTAAAAGGTTTTTTGAATACCACGGCGCCGAACATATGGCGGTGCACTGCTATGAAAACGGAGACCCGTTAACGGTGGAAAATGCCAAAAAGTATAAAACCCTTCACCCCCGTTGCGGCACCAGTTTTTTATTAATAGTAATGATCGTGAGTATTTTGCTATTTTCTTTTCTGGGATGGCCGGGTATTCTTTTAAGAATTATTTCCAGGATTCTGCTTTTTCCTTTGGTAGCCGGAATTTCCTACGAATTTATCAGGTTTGCCGGAAGGAGCGATTCTAAAATCGCAAAGCTTCTCAGCCTTCCGGGCATGTGGTTACAGCTTTTGACCACAAGGCCACCCGATGACTCTCAAATCGAAGTGGCATTGGAAGCCTTAAAGTGCGTAATATAG
- the amrA gene encoding AmmeMemoRadiSam system protein A: protein MNIIAGYLMPHAPVMIEEIGNSQTEKIIKTVEAACFVGMEIEHLNPDCIVLISPHGPVFQDAIFVYDFPLRGDFSDFGAPDIKMEFKQDEILKEEIIKVAKRNNIPVVKSSEIPLRKFGVREELDHGVLVPLYFVSKYFREFKLVVMSFGLLPYEDLYKFGTVIKEAAEITGKKIVVIASGDLSHRLTPDAPAGFSPKGRLFDEILVKHLQNFDIEGLHSMDLSLIEKAGECGLRSIWIMLGSLDGLKVEPKVLSYEGPFGVGYCVARFLPLGEGESKLKELYDKRMKEVEKRRQKEDPYVSLARKTVETYVKTGKIIDVPQGLPEEMLTQRAGVFVSIKKHGQLRGCIGTIFPTRENIAEEIIQNAISAGCEDPRFFPVEKEELPDLTYSVDVLMPPEKVKSKKELDPKKYGVIVRRGKRTGLLLPDLEGIDTVEEQLEIALRKAGISPEEDYEIERFEVVRHF, encoded by the coding sequence ATGAATATAATAGCAGGTTATTTAATGCCCCATGCACCCGTAATGATAGAAGAGATTGGTAACAGCCAGACGGAAAAAATAATAAAAACTGTAGAAGCGGCTTGCTTTGTAGGAATGGAAATAGAGCACCTCAACCCCGATTGCATAGTCCTTATATCACCCCACGGTCCGGTATTTCAGGATGCCATTTTTGTTTACGATTTCCCTTTAAGGGGAGATTTTTCCGATTTCGGAGCACCCGATATAAAAATGGAATTTAAACAGGACGAAATATTAAAGGAAGAAATAATAAAGGTTGCAAAAAGGAACAATATTCCGGTTGTAAAGTCCTCCGAAATTCCTCTCAGGAAATTCGGTGTAAGGGAGGAACTTGATCACGGAGTTCTTGTTCCGCTCTACTTTGTTTCCAAATATTTCAGGGAATTTAAATTGGTTGTAATGTCTTTTGGACTTTTACCTTATGAAGACCTTTATAAATTTGGAACCGTTATAAAAGAAGCGGCAGAGATCACCGGTAAAAAGATCGTGGTTATAGCAAGCGGAGACCTTTCTCACAGGCTTACTCCCGATGCTCCGGCGGGTTTTTCCCCGAAGGGGAGGTTATTTGATGAAATACTGGTCAAGCACCTGCAAAATTTTGATATTGAAGGACTTCACAGCATGGATTTAAGCCTGATTGAAAAGGCCGGCGAATGCGGATTGAGGTCAATCTGGATTATGCTGGGAAGTCTTGATGGTCTCAAGGTAGAACCAAAGGTGCTTTCTTATGAAGGGCCCTTCGGGGTGGGGTACTGTGTTGCCAGGTTCCTGCCCCTCGGTGAAGGGGAAAGCAAATTAAAAGAACTTTACGATAAACGGATGAAAGAAGTGGAAAAAAGAAGGCAAAAAGAAGATCCTTACGTTAGCCTGGCAAGAAAGACCGTGGAGACTTATGTAAAGACGGGAAAAATTATTGATGTTCCACAAGGGCTTCCCGAAGAAATGTTAACTCAAAGAGCGGGGGTATTTGTTTCCATAAAAAAACACGGACAGTTGAGGGGATGTATCGGAACAATTTTCCCCACCAGGGAAAATATAGCCGAGGAGATTATACAGAATGCGATCAGCGCCGGATGTGAAGACCCCAGGTTTTTCCCGGTGGAGAAAGAAGAGCTCCCCGACCTTACCTACTCGGTAGATGTTTTGATGCCACCCGAGAAGGTTAAATCCAAAAAGGAACTGGATCCTAAGAAATACGGGGTTATAGTAAGAAGGGGGAAAAGAACGGGGCTTTTACTTCCCGACCTGGAAGGAATAGATACGGTAGAAGAACAGTTAGAGATCGCTTTAAGGAAGGCTGGAATCTCCCCGGAAGAAGATTATGAGATAGAGAGGTTTGAAGTGGTGAGACATTTTTAA
- the prmC gene encoding peptide chain release factor N(5)-glutamine methyltransferase, with product MRLRDALKRGRELLMEKKIGSAFLDAEVILAHVISKNREFIFSHPEYELSEDELNNFFKKISLRERHYPVAYITNSKEFFSLDFFVKEGVLIPRPETELLVEEAINILRDKYGKDSLVKIADLCTGSGAIAISIAYNLKNVFCYASDITELSLEVARENAKRHNVEDRIVFLKGDLWEPFFENNIFDLDIVVSNPPYIPEKELNYLPLDVKYEPGIALNGGPDGLYFYRKIIEGSRRFLKPGGFIILEIGEKQAYEVMKIFKSKGMENLRVKKDFAGLDRVIIASLS from the coding sequence ATGAGGTTGCGGGATGCTCTGAAAAGAGGAAGAGAGCTACTGATGGAAAAGAAAATAGGATCAGCCTTTTTGGATGCGGAAGTTATTTTAGCCCATGTAATTTCTAAAAACAGGGAATTTATTTTTTCCCATCCCGAATACGAATTATCCGAAGATGAACTCAATAACTTTTTTAAAAAAATATCCCTGCGAGAAAGGCATTATCCCGTAGCCTATATTACTAACAGCAAGGAATTTTTTTCCTTAGATTTTTTTGTAAAAGAGGGAGTTCTTATTCCCCGACCGGAAACCGAACTTCTGGTGGAAGAAGCGATAAATATCCTTAGGGACAAATACGGCAAGGACTCCTTGGTTAAAATTGCAGATTTATGTACGGGGAGTGGAGCTATAGCCATTTCCATAGCCTATAATTTGAAAAACGTTTTCTGTTATGCTTCGGATATTACCGAACTATCTTTAGAAGTTGCACGGGAAAACGCGAAAAGACATAATGTAGAGGATAGGATTGTTTTTTTGAAGGGGGACCTCTGGGAACCTTTTTTTGAAAATAATATTTTTGATTTGGATATAGTGGTTTCCAACCCTCCTTATATTCCTGAAAAAGAATTAAATTATTTACCCTTAGATGTTAAATATGAGCCCGGGATCGCTTTAAATGGCGGTCCTGATGGGCTTTATTTTTATCGAAAAATAATAGAAGGCAGCAGGAGGTTTTTGAAGCCCGGAGGGTTTATTATACTTGAAATCGGGGAAAAACAGGCTTATGAAGTAATGAAGATTTTCAAATCAAAGGGCATGGAAAACCTGAGGGTAAAAAAAGATTTCGCAGGGCTGGACAGGGTTATTATAGCTTCTTTGAGTTAG
- a CDS encoding cation diffusion facilitator family transporter yields the protein MLDKIIKNTTDFFILKILKLDPAKEKYTKPDERKKIAYLESWVSIVGNFFLSIIKILLGMILNSISLIADGIHTASDVLTSVAVLLGFKFSAVPPDEKHPYGHGRIEFLASLLIALLLTVVGFEFGKSSYERFIANEKVAGSYLVAFFMLVSAIFKEWMSRFSIELGNRISAQALIADAWHHRTDAIASVLVAVAIISSKYGYYKVDAVFGFLVSALIIYTGTTMAYESCSKLIGEIAQEEMIKEIQETAYLFPHVVDVHKVFIHDYGAYKEISMHVVLNHELTFFEAHELSEKIERQIEEKIHCNVTVHVEPSYVKNDTNRENLD from the coding sequence TTGCTGGATAAGATTATAAAAAATACTACCGACTTTTTTATTTTAAAGATATTGAAACTTGACCCGGCAAAAGAAAAGTATACAAAGCCCGATGAAAGAAAAAAAATTGCCTATTTGGAGAGCTGGGTTAGTATAGTAGGGAATTTTTTTCTTTCAATAATAAAAATACTTTTGGGTATGATTTTAAACAGTATTTCTCTCATTGCGGACGGCATTCATACGGCTTCCGACGTTTTGACCTCCGTCGCAGTGCTTTTGGGTTTTAAATTCTCAGCCGTACCCCCGGATGAAAAGCATCCTTACGGGCATGGAAGGATAGAATTTCTGGCCTCTTTGTTAATAGCGTTACTTTTAACTGTTGTGGGCTTTGAATTTGGCAAATCCTCTTACGAGAGGTTTATAGCCAATGAAAAGGTTGCTGGAAGCTATTTAGTGGCTTTTTTTATGCTGGTTTCGGCAATTTTTAAAGAATGGATGAGCAGGTTCTCCATTGAACTGGGCAACAGGATTTCAGCCCAGGCTTTGATCGCGGATGCCTGGCACCACAGGACCGATGCCATAGCATCGGTGCTGGTGGCAGTAGCCATAATAAGTTCAAAATACGGGTACTATAAAGTAGACGCGGTATTTGGTTTTCTGGTATCTGCTTTAATAATCTATACCGGGACTACAATGGCTTATGAGTCCTGCTCAAAGTTAATAGGGGAAATTGCGCAGGAGGAGATGATTAAGGAAATTCAGGAGACGGCATATTTATTTCCTCATGTAGTGGATGTTCACAAGGTTTTTATACACGACTACGGGGCCTATAAGGAAATATCCATGCATGTGGTGTTAAACCATGAACTGACCTTTTTTGAAGCCCACGAATTATCAGAAAAAATTGAGCGGCAAATTGAAGAAAAAATTCACTGCAATGTCACAGTGCATGTGGAACCCTCTTACGTAAAAAATGATACTAACCGGGAAAATTTGGATTAA
- the rpmE gene encoding 50S ribosomal protein L31 has protein sequence MKEGIHPKYYRAVVKCACGETFETGSTKPEIHVEICSKCHPFFTGKQKLVDTGGRVERFKKRFGIKDEE, from the coding sequence GTGAAAGAAGGAATTCATCCAAAGTACTACAGGGCAGTTGTAAAATGTGCATGTGGCGAAACTTTTGAGACCGGTTCAACAAAACCTGAAATTCATGTGGAAATCTGCTCCAAGTGCCATCCGTTTTTCACCGGCAAACAAAAGCTTGTGGATACCGGCGGCCGCGTAGAGAGATTTAAGAAGAGATTTGGTATAAAAGATGAAGAATAA
- the amrS gene encoding AmmeMemoRadiSam system radical SAM enzyme has product MKEAMFYQNPKGDLVVCSLCPHGCRIKNGNFGICRVRKNIDGILYTTNYERISSWALDPIEKKPLYHFYPGSLIFSVGSFGCNFRCKFCQNWQIAQVAQVPTQEVSPLKLVEIAESQKDNLGIAFTYNEPTIWYEYVYDVVRISKERGLKNVLVTNGFIEEKPLREIIPYIDAMNIDLKAFKEDFYRDITAGKLSPVLRTIEISKKFCHVEITTLLIPGLNDEDDEIERLAFWISSIDKRIPLHFSKYFPNYKLNLPPTPVERVKRARQIARNFLYYVYTGNIDDEEGSTTYCKKCGAPLIKRNYYNTRKLIKGDVCEKCHEKLDIVM; this is encoded by the coding sequence ATGAAAGAGGCAATGTTTTATCAAAACCCAAAAGGGGATCTGGTCGTCTGTAGTCTATGCCCCCATGGATGCCGGATTAAAAACGGCAATTTTGGAATCTGCAGGGTAAGAAAAAATATAGATGGTATTTTGTATACGACTAATTACGAAAGAATATCCTCCTGGGCTTTGGATCCCATAGAAAAAAAGCCCCTATACCATTTTTACCCGGGCAGTTTAATATTTTCCGTTGGAAGTTTTGGATGTAACTTTCGGTGCAAATTCTGTCAAAACTGGCAGATCGCTCAGGTTGCGCAGGTACCGACTCAGGAGGTCAGCCCATTAAAACTCGTAGAAATAGCAGAGTCTCAAAAGGACAACCTGGGGATTGCCTTTACCTACAACGAGCCTACCATCTGGTACGAATATGTATACGATGTGGTAAGGATATCGAAAGAGAGGGGCTTAAAAAATGTGCTGGTGACCAACGGTTTTATTGAAGAAAAACCTTTAAGGGAAATTATTCCATATATAGATGCTATGAATATCGACCTTAAAGCCTTTAAAGAGGATTTTTACAGGGATATCACTGCTGGAAAATTATCACCAGTACTGAGGACCATAGAGATAAGTAAGAAATTCTGCCACGTGGAAATTACTACACTTCTTATACCGGGCTTAAACGACGAAGATGACGAAATAGAACGTCTTGCTTTCTGGATTTCCTCCATAGATAAGAGAATCCCCCTTCATTTTTCTAAGTATTTTCCAAACTACAAACTGAATTTGCCCCCTACTCCCGTGGAAAGGGTAAAAAGGGCAAGACAGATAGCCAGAAATTTCCTTTATTACGTATATACTGGGAATATCGACGACGAAGAGGGCAGCACCACCTACTGTAAAAAATGCGGAGCGCCTCTGATAAAAAGAAATTATTATAATACTAGGAAGCTAATAAAAGGCGATGTATGCGAAAAATGCCATGAAAAATTGGATATCGTAATGTAA